One genomic region from Thermomicrobium sp. 4228-Ro encodes:
- a CDS encoding cytochrome C oxidase subunit II, giving the protein MASRVSTLAKPRGVWWEGLGRDERLWVWLTVIWGVAMFLMIAFVWPLIGQEQNRLSSYRVDPATFASQAEAFMKQYRVGELDGVPVVAPPAGGDVYLDARAFAWQPVIRLKRGETYRFLISSRDVQHGFSLVMPPHSINVQVLPGYVTVLRLTPEETGEFPLICNEYCGLGHHLMIGRVIVTE; this is encoded by the coding sequence ATGGCCAGCCGGGTGAGTACGCTGGCGAAACCGCGCGGTGTCTGGTGGGAGGGGTTGGGTCGTGACGAGCGGCTCTGGGTGTGGTTGACGGTCATCTGGGGCGTCGCGATGTTCCTGATGATCGCCTTCGTCTGGCCGCTCATCGGGCAGGAGCAAAACCGGCTGAGTTCGTACCGGGTTGACCCAGCGACCTTCGCTTCCCAGGCGGAGGCGTTCATGAAGCAGTACCGAGTCGGGGAGCTCGATGGGGTGCCGGTCGTGGCACCACCGGCTGGTGGGGACGTGTACCTGGATGCGCGCGCCTTCGCGTGGCAGCCGGTGATCCGGCTCAAGCGCGGTGAGACGTACCGGTTCTTGATCAGCTCGCGCGACGTGCAGCACGGTTTCTCGCTGGTGATGCCACCGCACAGTATCAACGTGCAGGTTCTGCCGGGTTACGTGACGGTGCTGAGGCTGACGCCCGAAGAGACCGGAGAGTTCCCCCTGATCTGCAACGAGTACTGCGGGCTCGGTCATCATCTGATGATCGGACGGGTCATCGTCACAGAGTGA
- a CDS encoding heme o synthase: MRESGEGQPGLRWLALATALAGYSLIVIGGTVRVTGAGLGCGPEWPLCNGRIVPGWDLLAWIEYVHRLIALAVILLTGIVAGVGWRARVSDRWVNRLPLVAVGLVLLQALLGAVTVWTHLEAAVVALHLGVALSYLAVALILTFRTWFPALARHAVHSPLRPWLLMSLVTVFVLMLSGAYTAKRGAGFACPEWPFCGGFWLPTGWTNVDVHLTHRLLALVAIFSVVLLAWQARRVRSDAPWVVGLTSAAAVLMVAQVFVGAANIWFHLHPAVSVAHLAVATVIWVLLVLATLADRALPVLERESSRAGARVERNRPLRAVLRDYAVLTKPGVMVLLLVTTLCAMLVAAQGLPALGTLFWTLVGGALASGGAGAINHYVDRDIDAVMTRTRRRPLPAGRLAPEYALVFGVVLSVLAVYVLTAFVNPVAALLSLAGNLFYVFVYTIWLKRSTPQNIVIGGAAGAVPPLVGWAAVTGQLSVAALLMFLLVFAWTPPHFWALALYKRGDYAAAGVPMLPAVRGEEETRRQILVYTAAMVLTSLLFYPLGVLGLPYLVAAAALGARFLWLVARLYRERSDRLAKKVFLYSMQYLGLLFAAMVVDAVVF, from the coding sequence ATGCGTGAGTCGGGAGAGGGACAGCCAGGACTTCGCTGGCTCGCGCTTGCTACCGCTCTTGCAGGGTATTCGCTGATCGTTATCGGCGGAACGGTCCGCGTGACCGGTGCAGGGTTGGGATGCGGTCCGGAATGGCCGCTCTGTAATGGGCGCATCGTTCCCGGGTGGGATCTCTTGGCCTGGATCGAGTACGTGCACCGGTTGATCGCGCTCGCGGTAATCCTCCTCACCGGCATAGTTGCAGGAGTGGGCTGGCGAGCGCGGGTATCGGACCGCTGGGTCAACCGGCTCCCGCTTGTCGCGGTCGGATTGGTTCTCTTGCAGGCGCTCCTCGGTGCGGTGACCGTTTGGACGCACCTCGAAGCAGCGGTCGTCGCGCTGCATCTCGGTGTCGCGCTGAGCTATCTCGCGGTCGCCCTCATCCTGACCTTCCGAACCTGGTTTCCCGCTCTCGCTCGCCACGCCGTGCACTCACCGCTCCGCCCCTGGCTGCTGATGTCGCTCGTCACGGTGTTCGTCCTGATGCTCAGCGGTGCGTATACGGCTAAGCGTGGGGCCGGGTTCGCCTGCCCAGAGTGGCCGTTCTGTGGCGGCTTTTGGCTCCCGACCGGCTGGACGAATGTCGACGTGCATCTGACGCACCGGTTGCTCGCGCTGGTCGCCATTTTCTCGGTCGTTTTGCTGGCCTGGCAAGCCCGGCGCGTCCGCAGCGATGCACCGTGGGTCGTCGGGCTGACGTCGGCAGCAGCTGTCCTCATGGTGGCGCAGGTCTTCGTCGGGGCAGCCAATATCTGGTTCCACCTGCATCCGGCCGTGAGCGTCGCGCATCTCGCGGTCGCGACGGTCATCTGGGTGCTCCTCGTCCTGGCGACGCTGGCCGACCGCGCGTTGCCGGTGCTCGAGCGAGAAAGCTCGCGGGCAGGAGCGCGCGTGGAGCGCAACCGCCCCCTCCGGGCGGTGCTCCGCGACTATGCTGTCCTGACGAAGCCGGGCGTGATGGTCTTGTTGCTCGTCACGACGCTCTGCGCGATGCTCGTGGCGGCTCAGGGACTGCCCGCGCTCGGCACGCTCTTCTGGACGCTGGTCGGTGGGGCGCTGGCGTCTGGGGGTGCAGGCGCTATCAACCACTATGTCGATCGGGACATCGACGCGGTGATGACGCGGACGCGACGCCGGCCGTTGCCGGCTGGTCGGCTGGCGCCGGAGTACGCGCTCGTTTTCGGCGTGGTGCTGAGCGTGCTGGCAGTCTATGTGCTCACGGCGTTCGTGAACCCGGTCGCAGCGCTCCTGTCGCTCGCGGGAAATCTCTTCTACGTCTTCGTGTACACCATCTGGCTCAAGCGGTCGACGCCGCAGAATATCGTGATCGGTGGTGCGGCGGGTGCGGTACCACCGCTGGTCGGTTGGGCGGCGGTCACCGGACAACTGAGTGTCGCTGCGCTGCTGATGTTCCTGCTCGTCTTCGCCTGGACACCACCGCACTTCTGGGCACTGGCCCTCTACAAGCGCGGCGACTACGCCGCAGCGGGGGTACCGATGCTGCCAGCCGTGCGGGGCGAGGAGGAAACGCGGCGGCAGATTCTCGTCTACACGGCCGCGATGGTGCTGACGAGCCTCCTCTTCTATCCGCTCGGGGTGCTCGGTCTACCCTATCTCGTCGCAGCAGCGGCTCTCGGCGCCCGCTTCCTCTGGCTGGTGGCTCGGCTCTACCGCGAACGGAGCGATCGCCTCGCGAAGAAGGTCTTCCTGTACTCGATGCAGTATCTCGGGCTGCTCTTCGCGGCGATGGTCGTGGACGCGGTGGTGTTTTGA
- a CDS encoding cytochrome c oxidase subunit I, giving the protein MATIGAMRRCEVTGLSVDRHAERLIMLNAVTAVVYLTIGGILALLIALTRWQAVHLLAPQRFYEFVSTHGMVMLIFWILFFEVAGLIFASTVLLSARMVIPWLGWLAYWLMLGGSVVATLLMLSGRATVMFTSYPPLRAETHWYYAAVLVFAVGAILAVVHFFLNIVAARLRGEVESLPLFTFALMGAAIIALWSLVSGALALFPVWLWTLGVIPEVDPGIYRLLYWGLGHGAQQVNLAAMVGVWYGLASLTTGARPLNEGLSRIAIVLYVLFINMGAMHHLLVDPGLGTWVKNVNASYFMYAAVMGSLIHAFSIPASMELALRERGYRRGLFEWLRRAPWGEPGFAALVVSMILFGLLGGISGVIIGGPQVNMISHNTLLVPAHFHMTVVAGTTTAFMGIAYYLVPLIFQRQLLFRRLAQWQPYVYGFGMLIFGIGMGLAGHWGVPRRHWDITFSTAPALGMNLIDLRPEIAVFLAMMGIGGIIAVVGGAMFVLVAVATVFVGQRTPRPVVGRIVPEAFSPYPVIAGGSGEAAASGEHSRFEVPGTLVISVAFLILFIFLYGFSWFELSRVPWKIG; this is encoded by the coding sequence ATGGCGACGATCGGTGCGATGCGACGGTGCGAGGTCACAGGGCTCTCGGTCGACCGGCACGCCGAGCGTCTCATCATGCTGAATGCGGTAACAGCAGTCGTTTATTTGACGATCGGCGGTATTCTGGCGTTGCTCATCGCGCTCACTCGCTGGCAGGCTGTCCATCTTCTCGCTCCGCAACGGTTCTACGAGTTCGTTTCGACGCATGGCATGGTGATGCTGATCTTTTGGATCCTCTTTTTCGAGGTTGCCGGGTTGATTTTCGCCAGCACAGTACTGCTCAGTGCGCGGATGGTCATCCCCTGGCTCGGTTGGCTTGCCTACTGGCTGATGCTCGGAGGATCCGTCGTCGCCACGCTCCTGATGCTGAGCGGGCGTGCGACCGTCATGTTCACGTCGTATCCGCCGCTGCGTGCCGAGACGCACTGGTATTACGCAGCCGTCCTGGTGTTCGCGGTCGGCGCGATCCTGGCAGTGGTGCACTTTTTCCTGAACATCGTCGCCGCCCGGCTGCGTGGCGAGGTGGAGAGTCTTCCGCTCTTCACCTTCGCGTTGATGGGAGCCGCCATCATCGCGCTCTGGTCTTTGGTGTCGGGTGCGCTGGCTCTTTTCCCAGTCTGGCTCTGGACGCTCGGTGTCATTCCCGAGGTCGACCCTGGTATTTACCGCTTGCTCTACTGGGGACTGGGGCATGGGGCTCAGCAAGTGAATCTCGCCGCGATGGTCGGTGTCTGGTACGGGCTGGCGAGTCTGACGACCGGCGCGCGGCCGCTCAATGAGGGGTTGAGCCGGATCGCGATCGTGCTGTACGTCCTGTTCATCAATATGGGCGCGATGCATCATCTGCTGGTCGATCCCGGGCTCGGGACCTGGGTGAAGAACGTGAATGCGAGTTACTTCATGTACGCGGCGGTGATGGGAAGCTTGATCCACGCCTTCAGCATCCCGGCCTCGATGGAGTTGGCATTGCGTGAGCGCGGGTACCGGCGTGGACTCTTCGAGTGGTTGCGTCGTGCGCCCTGGGGTGAACCGGGTTTCGCGGCGCTCGTCGTGAGCATGATCCTCTTCGGGCTCCTCGGTGGCATCAGCGGGGTCATCATCGGTGGGCCGCAGGTGAACATGATTTCGCACAATACCTTGCTGGTTCCAGCCCACTTCCACATGACCGTTGTCGCTGGGACGACAACAGCGTTCATGGGGATCGCCTACTACCTGGTGCCGCTGATCTTCCAGCGGCAGCTCTTGTTCCGCCGGCTTGCCCAGTGGCAGCCGTACGTCTACGGGTTCGGCATGTTGATCTTCGGCATCGGCATGGGGTTGGCTGGGCACTGGGGCGTTCCCCGACGACACTGGGATATCACGTTCTCGACAGCTCCGGCACTGGGCATGAACCTGATCGACCTCCGCCCCGAGATCGCGGTCTTCCTGGCGATGATGGGGATCGGTGGAATTATCGCTGTCGTGGGCGGTGCGATGTTCGTGTTGGTCGCGGTCGCGACCGTTTTCGTCGGACAGCGGACACCGCGGCCGGTCGTCGGTCGAATCGTTCCGGAAGCGTTCAGCCCGTATCCGGTGATCGCTGGTGGAAGCGGGGAAGCGGCTGCGTCTGGCGAGCACAGTCGCTTTGAGGTTCCTGGCACGCTGGTCATTTCGGTCGCTTTCCTCATCTTGTTCATTTTCCTCTATGGGTTCTCGTGGTTCGAATTGAGTCGGGTGCCGTGGAAAATCGGGTGA
- a CDS encoding NDMA-dependent alcohol dehydrogenase has protein sequence MKSRAAILYGPTRSFSIEEIEVDEPKEGEVLVKLVATGLCHSDWHFAKGQSPVRFPMVVGHEGAGIIEKVGPGVTEVKPGDHVVLCYIPACGKCRWCLSGLAALCDRGILLTQGTQLDGTFRMHKDGQDIAQFALVSAFSEYTVCPVDSVIKIDPDLPLDRACLVGCAVPTGWGAAVNRARVRPGETVAIFGTGGVGMNAVQGAAMAGAEKVIAIDLVDWKLEKAKEFGATHTINPTREDPVQRIMEITHGVGADATILTAGLVTPALLATATRATRKAGRTVIVGLIGQDPNEPETHPLDLMFMLMAKEVFGTIFGHNVPRVDIPRLLDLYRDGKLKLDELVTHRYRLDEINQAYHDLEAGKVIRGVLLFD, from the coding sequence ATGAAATCTCGAGCAGCGATCTTGTACGGTCCGACACGCTCCTTCAGCATCGAGGAGATCGAGGTCGACGAGCCGAAAGAAGGGGAGGTACTCGTCAAGCTGGTGGCGACCGGCCTCTGTCACTCCGACTGGCACTTCGCTAAAGGGCAGTCCCCGGTCCGTTTTCCGATGGTCGTCGGGCACGAAGGTGCCGGGATCATCGAGAAGGTCGGCCCCGGCGTCACCGAGGTCAAACCGGGCGACCACGTCGTGCTCTGCTACATTCCTGCCTGCGGCAAGTGCCGCTGGTGCTTGAGCGGACTGGCCGCCCTCTGTGACCGTGGTATCCTGTTAACCCAGGGCACTCAACTCGACGGCACCTTCCGGATGCACAAGGATGGCCAGGACATCGCCCAGTTCGCGCTGGTGTCGGCGTTCAGCGAGTACACGGTCTGCCCGGTCGACTCGGTGATCAAGATCGACCCCGATCTGCCGCTCGACCGCGCCTGTCTGGTCGGCTGCGCCGTCCCGACCGGGTGGGGTGCGGCGGTCAACCGGGCACGGGTGCGTCCCGGCGAGACGGTCGCCATCTTCGGCACCGGTGGCGTGGGGATGAACGCGGTGCAAGGGGCAGCGATGGCGGGTGCCGAGAAGGTGATCGCCATCGATCTCGTGGACTGGAAGCTGGAGAAGGCGAAGGAGTTCGGCGCTACGCACACGATCAACCCCACCCGGGAGGACCCGGTGCAACGCATCATGGAGATTACCCATGGGGTCGGTGCTGACGCGACCATCCTCACCGCTGGCCTCGTCACACCAGCACTCTTGGCAACGGCGACCCGCGCGACGCGCAAGGCCGGGCGCACAGTCATCGTCGGGCTGATCGGGCAAGATCCCAACGAACCGGAGACCCACCCGCTCGACCTCATGTTCATGCTCATGGCCAAAGAGGTATTCGGCACGATTTTCGGCCATAACGTCCCACGCGTCGATATCCCGCGCTTGCTCGACCTCTATCGGGACGGTAAGCTCAAGCTCGACGAACTGGTGACGCACCGCTACCGCCTCGACGAGATCAACCAGGCTTACCACGATCTCGAGGCGGGCAAGGTCATTCGGGGCGTCCTGCTCTTCGACTGA
- a CDS encoding xanthine dehydrogenase family protein molybdopterin-binding subunit translates to MTTTLLGKPLKRRDAEPKVRGEARYTDDLRIPGLLHARLVTSPHAHARIVRIDTRAASHLPGVVAVLTGQDLLPPGPEPAERARHLLARDKVIFAGQPVAVVVADSPYTAADAAELVAVEYEELPTVVDPLEAMRPDAPAIRPKELEGEWAEAGMHATVSGGEELDIRRLPANVTNAVRFQRGDVAQGFASADLVIERTYRTPFVHQSYLEPHASVAVPRPDGGVTIYTSTQGMFYCRNVTATTLGLPHELVTVVPMEVGGGFGGKTVLLEPLVAAVALRLGRPVKLVLTRTEEFLLATPAPAAIFELRGGIRRDGTLTTLSARVIFDSGAYPGAPVNIALLLLGGTYRWEHLDLVGYEVLTNKPGTGAYRAPGVPQATFAVEQLVDELARGIGLDPLEVRLRNASRTGDLQPNGVPWPPIGLVEVLERAREHPLWRAREKRPNEGWGLAIGGWPGGIEPCAANVRLNHDGTFTVTLGAVDITGTHTVLAMIAAEVLEQPVERVRIALLPSDAAPYAGMSGGSKITYTVGLAVKAAAEEAKRQLLEIAASELEAAPEDLELVDGAVQVRGVPDRRITLQHIAALSMAFGGRYAPVYGTGRVAVTQQSPGFDLQIAHVRVDPETGEVHLLDLVAIQDVGRALNPALVEEQVHGGVGQGVGWALHEAMRWDENGRPLNPTFLDYDLPKASHLPAIAVELVEVPSPVGPFGAKGVGEPPVIPTAAAVANAIADAIGVRMTELPITPERVRAALQEASAS, encoded by the coding sequence ATGACGACGACACTGCTCGGCAAACCGCTCAAGCGACGCGATGCTGAACCGAAGGTGCGCGGCGAAGCACGGTATACCGACGACCTGCGCATACCGGGGCTCCTCCACGCCCGGCTCGTCACGAGTCCACACGCGCACGCTCGTATCGTCCGCATCGACACCCGTGCTGCCAGCCACTTGCCGGGAGTCGTCGCGGTCCTGACCGGCCAGGATCTCCTGCCACCAGGACCGGAGCCAGCTGAACGAGCCCGGCACCTCCTGGCCCGCGACAAGGTCATCTTCGCCGGTCAGCCGGTCGCGGTCGTGGTCGCCGACTCGCCCTATACCGCAGCCGATGCGGCCGAGCTCGTCGCGGTGGAGTACGAGGAGCTACCGACTGTCGTCGACCCGCTCGAGGCGATGCGTCCCGACGCACCGGCTATCCGCCCGAAGGAACTCGAGGGCGAATGGGCAGAAGCAGGGATGCACGCGACCGTGTCCGGCGGCGAGGAGCTGGATATCCGCCGACTGCCGGCCAACGTCACGAACGCCGTGCGCTTCCAGCGCGGCGACGTGGCACAGGGCTTCGCCAGCGCGGACCTCGTGATCGAACGCACCTACCGCACGCCGTTCGTCCACCAGTCGTATCTCGAACCGCATGCCTCGGTCGCCGTGCCGCGTCCCGACGGCGGTGTCACGATCTACACGAGCACACAAGGCATGTTCTACTGCCGCAACGTGACGGCCACGACCTTGGGCCTCCCGCACGAGCTGGTCACGGTCGTCCCCATGGAAGTCGGCGGTGGCTTCGGCGGGAAGACGGTCTTGCTGGAACCGCTCGTCGCAGCGGTCGCGCTCCGGCTCGGCCGACCGGTCAAGCTCGTCCTCACGCGCACGGAAGAGTTCCTGCTCGCCACACCCGCACCGGCGGCGATCTTCGAGTTGCGCGGCGGGATCCGCCGCGATGGAACGCTGACGACACTTTCGGCACGCGTCATCTTCGATTCCGGCGCCTACCCCGGCGCCCCGGTGAATATCGCGCTGCTGCTCCTAGGGGGCACCTATCGCTGGGAGCACCTCGATCTCGTCGGATACGAGGTCCTGACCAACAAGCCGGGCACCGGGGCCTACCGGGCTCCGGGAGTTCCGCAAGCGACCTTCGCCGTCGAACAACTGGTCGACGAGCTGGCTCGGGGGATCGGTCTGGACCCGCTCGAGGTGCGCCTCCGGAACGCGTCCCGGACCGGTGATCTCCAGCCGAACGGCGTCCCCTGGCCACCGATCGGACTCGTCGAGGTCCTCGAGCGCGCGCGAGAACATCCCCTCTGGCGCGCACGGGAGAAGCGCCCGAACGAAGGCTGGGGACTCGCCATCGGCGGCTGGCCGGGTGGCATCGAACCCTGCGCAGCGAACGTCCGCCTCAACCACGACGGTACCTTCACCGTGACGCTCGGCGCTGTCGACATCACCGGTACGCATACCGTCCTCGCGATGATCGCCGCTGAGGTGCTCGAGCAACCGGTCGAGCGCGTCCGCATCGCGCTCCTCCCGAGCGATGCCGCCCCGTACGCGGGGATGAGCGGCGGGAGCAAGATCACCTACACGGTCGGACTCGCCGTCAAGGCAGCGGCCGAGGAAGCGAAACGGCAGCTCCTGGAGATCGCCGCCAGCGAGCTCGAAGCAGCACCGGAAGACCTCGAACTGGTCGACGGGGCGGTTCAGGTACGTGGCGTGCCCGATCGCCGTATCACGCTCCAGCACATTGCCGCGCTCAGCATGGCGTTCGGCGGTCGGTACGCGCCGGTCTACGGCACGGGCCGGGTGGCCGTGACCCAGCAGTCGCCCGGTTTCGACCTGCAGATCGCGCACGTGCGCGTCGACCCCGAGACGGGCGAAGTGCACCTCCTCGACCTCGTCGCGATCCAGGACGTGGGGCGGGCGCTCAACCCGGCACTGGTGGAAGAGCAGGTGCACGGTGGCGTCGGTCAAGGGGTCGGCTGGGCGCTCCACGAGGCGATGCGCTGGGACGAGAACGGCCGACCGCTCAACCCGACGTTCCTCGACTACGACCTCCCGAAGGCGAGCCACCTTCCGGCGATCGCCGTCGAGCTGGTCGAGGTGCCCTCGCCGGTCGGTCCTTTCGGCGCGAAGGGAGTCGGTGAACCGCCGGTGATACCGACCGCCGCTGCGGTCGCCAATGCCATCGCCGACGCGATCGGCGTGCGCATGACCGAGCTTCCGATCACGCCGGAACGCGTCCGAGCAGCGCTCCAGGAAGCCTCGGCGAGCTGA
- a CDS encoding 1-phosphofructokinase family hexose kinase: protein MSGGKVTVLCPNLGLDRIGSLGALEPGTVMRFRSAFVSAGGKGLNLARAAAALGAEASVVGFLGGWIGRLVAELADRERLAVHPYWFQAETRVNTIVLEDSGRVTVFNEEGPRLDASLASELLELLARKLGDSALVVAIGSLPPGLPVALYVECVALARSRQLPVIVDAAREALVAVLAAEPDILTPNVFEAEGALGQASAELVTDDPVELRERALAAARALARATRQAAIVKAGAAGAAVATKERLWFVPAPSAVTVRNPIGAGDAFVAGLATGLLRGWPIERAVRLAVAAGSASVETLQPGAVERGRVEELAGAVAPVVIE, encoded by the coding sequence ATGAGCGGAGGGAAGGTCACGGTTCTGTGCCCGAATCTCGGCCTGGATCGGATCGGGTCGCTGGGGGCGCTGGAACCGGGTACGGTCATGCGCTTCCGCTCGGCTTTCGTCTCGGCAGGCGGGAAGGGGTTGAACCTCGCCCGGGCGGCTGCGGCGCTGGGTGCCGAGGCGAGCGTGGTCGGCTTCCTCGGTGGCTGGATCGGGCGGCTCGTGGCTGAACTCGCCGACCGCGAGCGTCTCGCGGTGCACCCCTACTGGTTCCAGGCGGAGACCAGGGTCAACACGATCGTCCTCGAGGACAGTGGCCGGGTGACGGTGTTCAATGAGGAAGGCCCCCGGCTCGACGCGAGTCTGGCGTCGGAGTTGCTCGAGTTGCTCGCTCGGAAGCTCGGGGACAGTGCGCTGGTGGTGGCGATCGGCTCGCTCCCACCTGGCCTCCCAGTCGCCCTGTATGTCGAGTGTGTCGCGCTGGCCCGTTCTCGCCAGCTCCCGGTCATCGTCGATGCCGCACGGGAAGCGCTGGTGGCAGTGCTCGCTGCCGAACCGGACATCCTGACGCCCAACGTCTTCGAAGCCGAGGGCGCACTCGGACAGGCGAGCGCCGAGCTCGTCACCGACGATCCAGTGGAACTCCGCGAACGAGCGCTGGCAGCAGCGCGAGCGCTCGCCCGGGCGACGCGACAGGCGGCGATCGTCAAAGCCGGGGCAGCGGGTGCAGCGGTCGCGACGAAGGAGCGATTGTGGTTCGTGCCCGCGCCGAGTGCGGTGACCGTGCGCAACCCGATCGGTGCCGGCGATGCGTTCGTCGCTGGCCTCGCGACCGGACTCCTGCGCGGTTGGCCGATCGAGCGCGCTGTGCGGCTGGCCGTGGCGGCCGGTTCCGCCAGCGTGGAGACGTTGCAACCGGGAGCCGTCGAGCGCGGACGGGTGGAGGAACTCGCTGGCGCAGTCGCTCCCGTCGTCATCGAGTAG
- a CDS encoding cytochrome c oxidase assembly protein, translating into MPAPLLPVLHAAVLPVDALRAWHLDPPLTVLLLSIAAGYLLARRAAARAGRALPSRWRVVAFLGGLEAVAVALMGPPDHGNAVRFSVHMAQHTLLMLVAAPLLALGQPARTLVRSLPPPALRWLAGRRALVASLRVIAHPITAFLAVVGPFVLWHYPPFYEAALRIPALHELEHASFLGGAFLFWWVLLDPFPRRRRLSATTALLLVFATWMATDLVCATVTLAPRPFYRSYTETAALWGIDPLADQRLGGAIMWVGGGGLYAVVLLVLLVRSARPGTVARRARASEPARLLFPIAVAALAVVPLVFLSLGVIAPVMARDGDVVQWEREDPQSFERRVEAFVAAYRVSERDGRPVVAPPAGGEALLVGRAEGWYPLLELQRGVEYQLVVSARDSAHGLFVDLGGRRLTVRVLPGHVAVVRIRADRAGEYPILCTELCGPTFRSMTGLVIVKE; encoded by the coding sequence ATGCCGGCGCCGCTCCTTCCCGTCTTACATGCCGCTGTTTTGCCGGTCGATGCGCTGCGCGCTTGGCATCTCGATCCACCGTTGACGGTTCTCCTCCTGAGTATCGCGGCTGGCTATCTCTTGGCCCGGCGGGCCGCAGCGCGGGCTGGCCGGGCACTCCCGTCACGCTGGCGTGTCGTCGCGTTTCTGGGAGGGCTCGAGGCCGTGGCGGTCGCGCTGATGGGGCCGCCCGATCATGGCAATGCGGTGCGGTTCAGTGTCCACATGGCGCAGCATACGCTGTTGATGCTCGTCGCTGCACCGCTGCTGGCGCTCGGGCAACCTGCTCGCACGCTCGTTCGCAGCTTGCCGCCACCAGCACTTCGCTGGCTAGCCGGACGACGCGCCCTCGTGGCGTCGCTCAGGGTGATCGCGCATCCCATCACCGCCTTCCTTGCGGTGGTCGGGCCCTTCGTGCTCTGGCACTATCCGCCGTTCTACGAGGCGGCGCTCCGGATCCCTGCACTGCACGAACTGGAACACGCGAGTTTTCTCGGTGGGGCGTTCCTGTTCTGGTGGGTGTTGCTCGACCCCTTCCCGCGGCGTCGCCGCTTGTCGGCGACGACTGCCCTCCTGCTCGTTTTCGCGACCTGGATGGCGACCGATCTGGTCTGTGCCACGGTGACGCTGGCTCCACGCCCCTTCTATCGTTCCTACACCGAGACCGCTGCGCTCTGGGGGATCGATCCACTTGCTGACCAGCGGCTCGGCGGGGCGATCATGTGGGTCGGTGGTGGTGGCCTCTACGCGGTGGTGCTCCTCGTGCTGCTCGTGCGGTCTGCGCGACCAGGGACGGTCGCGAGGCGTGCGCGTGCGTCGGAACCGGCTCGTCTTCTCTTTCCGATCGCAGTGGCAGCGCTTGCGGTGGTGCCGCTCGTCTTTCTGAGCTTGGGTGTCATCGCGCCGGTCATGGCACGCGATGGTGACGTCGTGCAGTGGGAACGCGAAGATCCGCAATCGTTCGAGCGCCGGGTCGAGGCGTTCGTCGCGGCGTATCGAGTCAGCGAGCGCGATGGGCGACCGGTCGTCGCTCCACCGGCCGGCGGCGAAGCCCTGCTCGTCGGACGAGCGGAAGGCTGGTACCCGCTGCTGGAACTTCAGCGTGGCGTCGAGTACCAGCTGGTGGTCTCGGCTCGCGACAGCGCACACGGACTGTTTGTCGATCTCGGTGGACGGCGGCTCACCGTGCGGGTCCTCCCGGGCCACGTGGCGGTGGTCCGCATTCGAGCAGATCGGGCAGGGGAATATCCGATCCTCTGTACGGAACTGTGCGGCCCCACGTTCCGGTCGATGACCGGGCTCGTCATCGTGAAAGAGTAG
- a CDS encoding histidinol-phosphatase: MLGSYHNHPGYCDGSGSVEDYIVAARQAGLAAVGFSSHAPVPFPCDWTMTVERFQQYLTDVRAAQERWRGRFPIWLGVELDYLDPLLVPGGMAFQREVVLGTGLDYAVVSLHFVGRDGKGHPWAVDESAESFARQVEEVYGGDVRRLVEDYYRLLRQLVHWASTLGLPAVIGHLDKVKQWNLGGRYFSESAAWYRQAVERVLAAIRETGLPIELNTAGLRRAIAAPYPSEWVLHRCRELAIPVTIGADAHRPEDVTAGFAEAQEILAAVGYREVSLLSEAGWQPVPLPTHT; the protein is encoded by the coding sequence ATGCTCGGGAGTTACCATAACCATCCTGGTTACTGCGACGGGTCGGGAAGCGTCGAGGACTATATCGTTGCAGCGCGGCAGGCGGGACTCGCTGCGGTCGGGTTTTCGTCGCACGCACCGGTGCCGTTTCCGTGCGACTGGACGATGACGGTCGAGCGTTTCCAACAGTACCTGACGGACGTGCGGGCAGCTCAGGAACGGTGGCGGGGGCGTTTCCCGATCTGGCTCGGGGTCGAACTCGACTATCTGGATCCGCTGCTCGTACCGGGAGGGATGGCCTTCCAGCGGGAGGTCGTGCTCGGCACGGGACTCGATTACGCCGTCGTGAGCCTCCATTTCGTCGGGCGCGACGGGAAGGGACACCCGTGGGCGGTCGACGAGTCGGCCGAGTCCTTCGCCCGGCAAGTCGAGGAGGTGTACGGTGGCGACGTGCGACGACTGGTCGAAGACTACTACCGGCTCCTCCGGCAGCTCGTCCACTGGGCGAGCACGCTCGGCCTACCGGCCGTGATCGGGCATCTCGACAAAGTGAAGCAGTGGAACCTTGGCGGGCGGTACTTCTCCGAGTCGGCAGCGTGGTACCGGCAGGCGGTGGAGCGCGTGCTGGCGGCGATCCGCGAAACAGGCTTGCCGATCGAACTCAACACCGCTGGACTGCGGCGGGCGATCGCGGCGCCGTATCCCAGCGAGTGGGTGCTCCATCGCTGCCGGGAACTCGCCATTCCCGTCACGATCGGTGCGGACGCGCACCGGCCGGAGGACGTGACAGCGGGTTTTGCAGAAGCGCAGGAGATTCTCGCTGCGGTCGGGTACCGGGAGGTATCGCTGCTCAGCGAAGCGGGCTGGCAACCGGTTCCCTTACCGACTCACACCTGA